From the genome of Thiomicrorhabdus indica:
ACTGTGTTCCATCAACTTTAATGTATTTTAGGTTGTCGTCGTCTTTTGACGCGGCAGTATAGTAGTTAACCAGAGGCGCTGTTTGGTCATGATACACTTTCAAACGATCGAGCACGACGTCTGGCTTATCATCGTCACGTTGAACAAGGTCTTCACCAGTGACATCGTCTTTCCCTTCGTTTTTCGGTGGGTTGTAAACAATGTGATAAGTTCGACCAGACGCCAAATGCGCACGGCGGCCTGACATACGCTCAACAATGACTTCATCCGGTACGTCGATTTCAATAATCGCATCAATCGCAACACCTGCGTCTTTTAGCGCATCTGCTTGAGGAACCGTGCGAGGGAAGCCGTCAAGCAAAAAGCCGTTTTTGCAATCATCCAGTGCAATACGTTCTTTTACCATGCCGATAATAATTTCATCAGTGACCAGTTTTCCTTCGTCGATAAACGCTTTTGCTTGTTTACCCAAATCTGTACCGGCTTTGATTGCTGCGCGTAACATGTCGCCTGTTGAGATTTGCGGAATATCAAACTCTTTGGTTAAGAATTGAGCTTGTGTACCTTTACCAGCGCCTGGTGCGCCCAGAAGAATAAATTTCATGGTCGGAGTCCTTGAAAGGGTCATTAAAAAATTAGCCGTTATTATACGGTCTTTGCCAATGAGGGCAAATTTACTACTCTAAATTCTGCTCAGTAAAAACGAATAAAAGAAAAAGATGTTTGATTAGGGTCTGTTGACAATTCAGACTTGACTCTGTTGCTGCTTAAAAATGCAGCAATCACGACGCTCAAAGCGCAGTTTGGTTATTCCAAATAAGCGATGAGCAACAAAGAGTGCGACATTTTTAAGCGCAACCCGTAGGGCTCAAGCCATTTTTGCCCCAGCAGTGTTAGAAATTCGCTCAAATAGAATAACTATTCCACGCTCTTTCTGCCTTGCTGGAACGAAAAATGGTTTGAGCAGAGCCTAATTATGAATTTTCAACAGACCCTAGGCGTTGGCTTGGCGAATTAAATT
Proteins encoded in this window:
- the adk gene encoding adenylate kinase, producing the protein MKFILLGAPGAGKGTQAQFLTKEFDIPQISTGDMLRAAIKAGTDLGKQAKAFIDEGKLVTDEIIIGMVKERIALDDCKNGFLLDGFPRTVPQADALKDAGVAIDAIIEIDVPDEVIVERMSGRRAHLASGRTYHIVYNPPKNEGKDDVTGEDLVQRDDDKPDVVLDRLKVYHDQTAPLVNYYTAASKDDDNLKYIKVDGTQSIDSVEKEIINALK